DNA from Chitinophaga pendula:
GGGAATGTCTTCTACGACTACAGCCAGGCCTTCGATTACAGGGCCGGCCGGCACAATCGGTTCACATCAGTAGGAGGGGAGCTGTTCCTGGACCTGAAAATAGGCAATACCATCCCGTTCTCCTTCGGAGCCAGGTATAGCCGCCTGCTGGATACAGACCTGTTCGACCCGTCACGCAAACAAAGAGTCGAATTCATCGTACCATTACAACAACTGTTCAGCTTCTAAAAAAAAAAGGATTATTTCACCTGGAACTTAAGAGAGGGCGCCCGGTAATACTTGTCACCAGTATAACGGATAATGATGTCGTCAAAGAAAAGTACATCACCGGATTTGACCATGTCCTTCATCCGCGTACTCCACAAAGGAGATAAACGGTCCGCCTTGAAATTGTCCCCGATATACTCCCGGTACACATCAGGGCGGCCAGTACTGTCATTGAGATAAGGTTCTACATTCTCATAGGTGAACTTAAAAGAGACTACGGGAAACTTACTATTCTGCTGATCTCGTACCACCAACGCAGAATCCAGCAACTTGACGATCTCAGTTTTGGAAAGGGTCTCACTCAGAAAGATACCCCAGGTACTACGAAAACGTAACCCTTTTTTACCAGCTTCCTGGCCGGTAGAGGCCGGCTGCTTCTCCTTCCCCGACTGGGCAAACAAAGGCTGCCAAAGCCCCGCCATAAGAACAATTCCGCAAAACAAAAATCTGGGTCTAATGCACATAAATAATAGGGCAGTAAAAACATCGCCCGGCTATTGAACGACCGGGCGATGTGGTAAATTATAAGGATCTTAAACTTTCTTCCAACGCCTTGATCTTGGCTTCCGCATCCGTTTTCTTCTGCCGCTCCGCTTCCACCACTTCCGGCTTCGCATTCTGCACAAACCGCTCATTGGCCAGCTTCTTCTCCACAGAGATTAAGAAGCCCTGCTGGTAAGCCAGGTCCTTCTCCAACTGCTCCTTCTGTGTACTGGCGTCCAGCGCCGTCTCCGTTTCAATATAGAACTTGTCCTTCTGCACCACCAGCGTAATAGTACCAGGTACCGCCTCCTGTGTATAAGAGATCGCCCTGGCATTCACCTGCTTGGCCAGCATGCCTTCTATCGGTTTAAATGCATTGTCATGACGCGTTTCTATATGCAATACGATCGGGTCCTTCGGCTTGATCTGGTGCTTGTTACGCGCATCGCGGATGCTGCTGATCACCTCCTTCGCCAACGCACCCTCTGCCAGGATAGCCGGGTCAAAGGTTTGCAAAGGCGCAAACTGACAAATGATCAGCTCTTCCCCTTCCCGGCGCTCCCGCAACTGATGATAGATCTCCTCAGACACAAATGGCATAAATGGATGTAACAACTGCATCAACTGCTCAAAGAAAGCAATACTCTGCTCGTAGATCACCGTATCACAAGGTTGCTCAAAACCAGGCTTCACCCACTCCAGATACCAACTGCAATAGTCATCCCATATCAGACTGTAAATAGATTTTAACGCTTCGCTCAATTTGAAATCTTTGAACAACACCGCTACCTCAGCCTTCACCTCCTGTAACCGGTTCTCAAACCAACGGATCGCAAAATGATCCGTAGCCTCACTACTCACCGGCGCCTGACGCCCCTCCCACATCTTCACCAGCTTCAATGCATTCCATATCTTATTACAGAAATTACGTCCCTGCTCACAGCTCGTATCGTCAAATAACAGGTCGTTACCGGCAGGAGAAGAGATCATAATACCAAAACGTACCGCATCCGCACCAAAACGCTCGATCAGCTCCAGCAGATCCGGAGAATTCCCCAACTGCTTACTCATCTTACGCCCCTGCTTGTCACGCACCATCCCGGTAAAATATACATCCTTAAACGGCTTCTCCTGCTTGTACTCCATACCCGCCATGATCATACGGGCCACCCAAAAGAAGATGATATCCTGCCCCGTTACCAGCACAGACGTAGGGTAGTAGTAGTTAATATCCGCATTGTCAGGCTGGGAGATACCGTTAAATACCTCCATCGGCCATAGCCAGGAAGAAAACCAGGTATCCAGACAATCCTCGTCCTGCTTCAGATCAGCCACAGTGAAAGTACAGGCCGCATTTTTAGCCTTGAACTGCGCTACCGCTGCCTCCGCAGTCGCCGCCACCTCAAAGGTGCCGTCCGGCGCATACCAGGCCGGTATCTGCTGCCCCCACCACAACTGACGCGAAATACACCAGTCCTTCACATTCTCCATCCAGTATTTATAGGTCGCCAGGAAACGATCCCCCGGATGTATCTGCACATCGCCATCCACTACCGCATTCAACGCCGGCTTAGCCATATCCGCCATCTTCACAAACCATTGTGTCGAAATACGGGGCTCTATCACCGTATCCGGATTACGTTGGCTATATCCCAGACGGGTCGTATACTCCTGCTCCTTTATCAGCAACGCCTGCTCCGCCAGCGCCGCTATAACCAGCTTACGCGCCTTGAACCGGTCCTCACCCACAAACACAACCGCACCGGCACTCAGCGTACCGTCCTCATTCAACGTATCAATCACCTCCAGGTTGTGTTTCAACCCAAGGTTATAGTCATTGATATCATGCGCAGGGGTCACCTTCAACGCACCAGTACCAAATTCCTTATCCACATAACTGTCGAAAATAATAGGCACCTGACGATTTACCAGCGGCACTACCGCAAAATGACCCTGCAAATGCGCATAACGCTCATCCTCCGGGTTCACACAGATCGCCGTATCCCCCATAATAGTCTCCGGACGCTGCGTCGCAATCGTAATGAACTCACCGGTCGCCTGACCCCGCCCGTCCACAATAGCATACTTCACATGATACAGCTTACCCTGGATATCCTTGTAATCCACCTCCTCATCACTCAACGCCGTCTTGGCCTTCGGATCCCAGTTGATCATCCGCGCACCACGATAGATCAACCCCTTATTATAAAGGTCAATGAACACCTTGATCACCGCCTTGTAATAATGGTCGTCCATCGTAAAGGTCACCCGGTCCCAGTCACAGGAACATCCCAGCTTCTTGATCTGCTGGTAAATGATCCCGCCATATTTATCCTTCCACTCGTAAGCGTACTTCAAAAACTCCTCCCGGCTAAGCTGGGACTTCTCAATCCCCTTCTCCCGTTTCAGCATATCCACCACCTTAGCCTCCGTAGCAATAGAAGCATGGTCAGATCCCGGCACCCAACAGGCATTATAACCGTTCATACGCGCATGACGGACTAAGATATCCTGGACGGTCTCATTGAGCGTATGCCCCATATGTAATACCCCTGTCACGTTCGGTGGAGGAATCACGATCGTAAAAGGAGGGCGATCATCCGGCGTACTGCGGAAATAGCCCTTGTCCATCCAGTGTTGATACCATTTTGCCTCTGCTGCTGCGGGCAGATAATTTTTAGATAGTTCCATGCTTTGTTATAAATACAATATTATAAGGCTGCAAAAATAAAGTTTTCCTGCAGCCAATACCAAAATACACCTTTCAATTTCCTGGGGGGAAACTCCGGCCGGTACACATACCCGACCGCCTAATCCATCTCCGCGATAACCTGGCAGGTCCTTTCCACCATCTCCGGAGTAATATCCAGGTGAGTGATCATCCGCACCTGCGTCGGAGAAATAGGAAGGGCTAATATATCGTGCTTCTTCAGATAATCCACAAATAACGGCGGTTTCCACTCCCCG
Protein-coding regions in this window:
- a CDS encoding valine--tRNA ligase; its protein translation is MELSKNYLPAAAEAKWYQHWMDKGYFRSTPDDRPPFTIVIPPPNVTGVLHMGHTLNETVQDILVRHARMNGYNACWVPGSDHASIATEAKVVDMLKREKGIEKSQLSREEFLKYAYEWKDKYGGIIYQQIKKLGCSCDWDRVTFTMDDHYYKAVIKVFIDLYNKGLIYRGARMINWDPKAKTALSDEEVDYKDIQGKLYHVKYAIVDGRGQATGEFITIATQRPETIMGDTAICVNPEDERYAHLQGHFAVVPLVNRQVPIIFDSYVDKEFGTGALKVTPAHDINDYNLGLKHNLEVIDTLNEDGTLSAGAVVFVGEDRFKARKLVIAALAEQALLIKEQEYTTRLGYSQRNPDTVIEPRISTQWFVKMADMAKPALNAVVDGDVQIHPGDRFLATYKYWMENVKDWCISRQLWWGQQIPAWYAPDGTFEVAATAEAAVAQFKAKNAACTFTVADLKQDEDCLDTWFSSWLWPMEVFNGISQPDNADINYYYPTSVLVTGQDIIFFWVARMIMAGMEYKQEKPFKDVYFTGMVRDKQGRKMSKQLGNSPDLLELIERFGADAVRFGIMISSPAGNDLLFDDTSCEQGRNFCNKIWNALKLVKMWEGRQAPVSSEATDHFAIRWFENRLQEVKAEVAVLFKDFKLSEALKSIYSLIWDDYCSWYLEWVKPGFEQPCDTVIYEQSIAFFEQLMQLLHPFMPFVSEEIYHQLRERREGEELIICQFAPLQTFDPAILAEGALAKEVISSIRDARNKHQIKPKDPIVLHIETRHDNAFKPIEGMLAKQVNARAISYTQEAVPGTITLVVQKDKFYIETETALDASTQKEQLEKDLAYQQGFLISVEKKLANERFVQNAKPEVVEAERQKKTDAEAKIKALEESLRSL